The nucleotide window CTGCTGCCTctgacacatacacatgtatagcACCTGCTTAcagaacacagaaataaagagTGAAGGACTAGCAGGCACTTTAGTCCCAGCTACtggggagggtgaggcaggaggatcacttcaGCCcaggaatttaaggccagcctgtccAGCCCTATCTCTACAAAAAGAAAGCCttccaaaataaattatttttaaaaagaggaaagctGGGTCCTCTCCCTTGATACATCCACACTTTGCAACaggcccttctccttccctgcaGGGCATGTACAACGCTACCACCCGGCAGGTGGAGAAGGAGCTCTTCCCCTGCCTCAGACACTTTGGATTGAGGTTCTATGCCTACAACCCTTTGGCTGGTATGGGCTGCCATGGGGACAGGTCCTGTGGGTGAATGGGTGGGCATGCCAAGCTGGACTCTGCAAGTGACTGCCTTATTGGATGCCCTCTCTAGGCTCCCTCCTGCTTTCCAGTTTGCTGGGTGGGACCAGGCAGCCTCTGGGAGGAGTCTGGGCCAGGGTTGATTGGTTGCCATCCCACAGGGGGCCTGCTGACGGGGAAATACAAGTATGAAGACAAGGACGGGAAGCAGCCCGTGGGCCGCTTCTTTGGGAATAACTGGGCTGAGACCTACAGGAACCGGTGAGCTGGGGTTCTCCTTGTAGGGTGGGAGGTCCCCTTTATTTTACGTGACATTCTTAGCTGTGCTCCTAGGGATAAAAACTCCTACCGccccctctctgtgtttcttgatgtgtgtgtgtgtgtggtctttcaagacagggtttctctgtataacagtcctttCTATCCAGGcatctgctctgtagaccagactggccttgaacttacagagatccgcctgcctctgcctccggagtccGGAGTGTTGaggagtgttggaattaaaggcgtgtgccatacCAACCTGCCTTGATTCTTGGAAGAAATAGCAAATTTCTCTTCTaggtttctcttctttttctaccTCTGTAAATGGAAATGAGGaaaccccaccctcacccccagacTCTGTGGACACAAAAGTCATTGCTAGTCTGAGATGTGCAGtgccaggagggagagagaggacctTGGGTAGGGGCTTGGGAGGCCAGGGCTAAGTCTGGCTTAGCTTCTCTATTACACTAGGTGAATGGTAGACCAGTCTAGGAGTTCCCACTGATGATCTGGCCAGCAAGTGGGCAGCTCAGGAGCGTCTTATGCCCTGTAAAGGAGGAGGTCCTCTCCCGGGAGATACAGCTCCTTCCATGCTACAGGATGGGGGTGGAGCAGTGCCTTGGTAGGCTCTTTGGCTTTAGGCCCCAGTGTGACCCAAGATTCTCACCCAGTGCTGCTTCCCCACTCAGCTTCTGGAAGGAGCATCACTTTGAGGCCATCGCCCTGGTAGAAAAGGCCCTGCAGACCACCTACGGCAGCAGCGCCCCAAGCATGACCTCAGCTGCCCTGCGCTGGATGTACCACCACTCAGAGCTCCAGGTAGCCTGGCCCCATGAACTCACCTTCTGCCCCTTAGAGGACCCAGAGCTGCCTTTAAGTGATGTCTAGAGAGTACTTCCTCCAGGACTACAGAGATCATTTGGTGTATAAAGCGCTTGTTAGACAGGCATGAGGCAAGTGTCCTATGAAGAGGGGGTGGTTATTATTTATGTCTCCCCAGGGAAGAGGTGTAACAAGCGGCAAGAGCCAAGTCACATATATTCAGTTGTGAAAGACCCCTTTAGACCTAAGTGCGTGTTCAGGACAGATATACAAAAAGATGCAAGATCCTACCAGGATTAGGCAAGTGGGTGTGGGGAGGCATGTGTGACAGTAACCACTATGGAGCAGAAGTGTGCTGAGATCTGCCATCTCCCCTTGCAGGCCACCCAGGGGGATGCAGTCATCTTGGGCATGTCCAGCCTGGAGCAGCTGGAACAGAACTTGGCGGCCTCTGAGGAAGGGCCCCTGGAGCCAGCTGTCGTGGATGCCTTTAACCAAGCCTGGAACCTGGTCGCCCACGAGTGTCCCAACTACTTCAGATAGATGTCCTGGCTCAAGCTTCCAAGGGCTTTCATGCCACCTCTTGGCCATTCCCTGCCTGATGCTGACTCAGTGTGGCCTTCTGCTGGTCTCCACCCACGTGGTCTTCTAGATGGTAGCCCTGCTCCCTGTCACCTCACAGTGAGGAAACTCGGGGCTGAGTCTGACAGCACCACTTCCTGTCTGAATAAAGTGGGCATCTGCCTGGCTGCAGCCTGCACTGAACCTCACACTGTCTCCTCTGCTGCTCCACACCGGCTCCCTCCCTGCTGCCTGGGGACCCACGAGACAGGGTGGAACCGGAGCTGGGGCTCCAGGGAGCATAGGTGTGGCACCATGTGAATAcctgctgcctgtggaggccagaagagggtgctgggaagtCAAACCCATGGCCTATGTAAAAGCAGCCACTACTCCTaaccctgagccacctctccacagGCCCAGCTGCCTCAGCTGCGGCTCCATGGAATGAGGGAACTGCTTCAGGGGCCCTGGATCCAGGCTCACGGTTAAAGTTGCTTTGTTCCCAGCTCGAGCAAAATCCATTTCAGTATACTTTGTGAACCACCTAAGGCAGAGAAGAGTGATGGGAAAGTTCCCAGCTGTGCCTCCATTCACAAGTCTGACCCTCCACTGAGTGCACACAATGCAGGACCTCCTGTCCTTGTCCATCTTGGCTGTGTTCTAGCGCCCAAAGGGGAGGACCCTGGTCACAGAATCTGGTTCTAGTAAGAGGCTTCCAGGACCCAGCCCCAGTTCGATGTCACTACGGAACCACCCTTTCAGCTTTCCCGACCCTCagcttctccccccacccctcagaGACACTCACCCGTTCACCTCCTCCTTTGTGCGGTTGGTAAAGAGGAGCCCAACTTCACCTCTCAACTTCTTGCTGACCTGAAAAACGACAGTGAGCACCACTGCTCCTTCACCAAGGGCCCCAGGCACTGGGGACGCCCGGTTATCATCAGAAACCTTTTCTGATTGGTACAACCCCTAGTACACAGGGCAGGAGGGCACAATAGGAACCTTATCCACTGGGGACACCTGGTTATCATCAGAAAGctttcctttactttctttttttaaaatatttatttatttattatgtgtacagcattccttccttatgtgcccacaagccagacgggggcgccaggtctcattacagatggctgtgacccaccatgtggttgctggtaattgaactcaggacctctggaagagcagtcagtgctcttaacctctgagccatctctccagcccccccttttttttctggttttttgaggcatggtttccctgtatttttggaacctgtcctggaactcagtcaaactcacagagatccacctgtctctgtctcccaaatgttaaaggtgtgcaccaccactgcctgacctaaTACCTTTTCTGATTGGTAGAACTCCCAATAGGCAAGGCAGGAGGGCATAATGGGAACAACCCCATAGGCCTGCAGATTAAGAAGAAGACAAACTTAAACTGATCTTGTCTCTGCTGGACCCAGAAATCCCTAAATACGTCTCCTTGCATAAACCAGGGGCCCTTAGTTCCTTGGGCTGACTGCTTGATTTACTGCAGTGTGGCAGCAGGACTCAGTCCTGCTGAGGGAGTGTTCTCAAAGGTAACCCTAACCTGGCTGAGGCAGGACCATTTCCTGCGATAGGGCATGGTGCAGAGGCTACCAATGGCCAGGCTCCGCTATGGAATAACGTGTACTGCTGCGGTCTGCAGGAATCGTGCAGTGAGATATCAGCTGATCAGACAGACCCACCAGAACGAATGCATTCTGATGGAGGCAAACCCAGTTCGCAGGGCACTTGCTCGGCCTACCATCTTTTGCATGGTGACTGATTCTCACAGGGGATCTCTTGTGAAGCCATAAGCACTCTCCCTTGGTGTATGATTCAACAGAGTATGGATCATTGGACCCAATTCTTTTCCATGTACTGGCCTATTGGGTCATCACTCCCAACTCTGCGGGACTTCCAGTGGGAAATTTAGTCACACAGTCAATAACCTTGGTTCCCACGGTCTAATCTCTGTTCTGTTCCCTGAAATCCATCAGAAGCCGCCTCCCAGCGGCTATCCTCCATTGAGATCCATCAGAAGCTGCCTCCCTGCGGCTACCCTCCATTTGGCAGGATatgcagtcaggaaaggagtctttcatatAGATCACATTCGGGACCTTCAAAAATAAGGGGACGTCCAAGCTCAGAGAATTGCCTTTGTTTTGAGTGTGCATAAACTGGAAACATTACAGAACAGGAGGACAAGCAGGAGAAGATTAGAGAAACAGTTGCAGGAAAGAACATGGTGCAGAGATCTTTTTGCCCTCAGATCTAAGTCCCGTGCTTGCTGTGAGTCTTCTTCTGAACCCTGAAGGGACACCGAGGCTGACACTCAGAGTCCCAGACAATGTACCATTCCACCTTTTTGAAAAGACAGGACTTCCCGGGTGGCGGTTGTGCAGCTTGCGCACTCCTTTACCCCaggcactcgggtggcagaggcaggcaggtctcttaGTTTCAAGTCAGTCTAgtgtacacagagagaccctgggtcgaaaaaccaaatgaagaaaagaaagaaaggggagtaCCAATAGTCGACCAAAATAAGATAATCTGTCTcactctttgttttttgtttgtttgtttttcaagacagagtttctctgtagctttggagcctgtcctggaactagctcttgtagaccaggctggcctcaaactcacagagatcccccacctctgcctcccaagtgctgggattaaaggcgtgcgccaccaccacctggcaataatCTAACTCATTAGCATACTCTTTAATGAATGGTAAAATTGCTTGTTaccaaataattattttcaaagattttgttttacattttattattattatttgagactgGCTCTGGTGGAGCCCAGATGACCTGCAACTTTTTATGcccctgaggatgaccttgagctcccaGTCCTGACTCTGTGGGAAGTATTGGGGTGACGAGCATGACTCCATATACCCAGCTTCCATGACCTTCTCTAGGGCTTATCAGCATGTGTTTGAAGAGGACACCTCTTTCTATATACTGATATGATTATGTGATTGCAGTCTCATAAAACCTTCTCTAATCAGAAGCAGTGGCCAATGGGAAAAGTTTAGGAAATCGGTGCTTGAGCTATAGTCCCTGAACCCCGATTTTTATTGACTtgggtattttttgttgttgttgacttgagacagggtctcatgtaatccTTGAGTCTCCATCCCAAATGGTGGGTGGGGGTGTTGGCCCACCACAGTCAGCTCATGTGGTGTGGAGAAGCCCAGGCTTTTGTGTGGTAGACAAGTAAGTGCTTTGCCAACCGAGCTGCACTCCTGACTCCTCTTTGGACAATTgaaacagagtcttgctatgtaacgCTGGTTGGCCTGGTACCCGATTGCCCAGGCAGGCACTGAAATCCTGACAGTTTAATCCTGCCTTGGCCTATGGAGTTCAGGGTCCCTATACTGTGGCTGttggttctgttttgttgttgttgttttgttttgttcttttgttttttgaaaaagggtTTCTCGGTGAAACATCCCTGACTACCCTAGAACTcacagacctggctgtccttgaactcccagagatcccacctgcctctgcctcctgagcgctggggattaaaggcgtgcgccaacacagCCCAGATGTGGTTGCCTTCTAattatcttttttccttcttctatgttTTGGAGGACTGGTCTCATACTGTAGCCCAGGAAGGACTGGAACTCACTagatagtccaggctagcctccagcagGCAGCAATCTTCTCAAACATGAGCCATCACACTCGGCAAGGTCACCTATTGTAGTGTACAGCTCTAAAGGTTTGGGCATACAGTCTTGAGTCACCCCACAATCAACATACAGTCCCATCCCCCAGCGCAGCTCTCCATGACCTCCTCTCTCTGAGGATTCTGGAAGCCAATGGTATGTGTTTTGGTGCTGGAGTGTTGTGGGGTACCCACCAGAGAAAACACCTCACACATGGGTTTAAGCCCACAGACAGACTCTATTAGCCTGTCAGAGACTACATCAGACATTTGGAATCCCAGTGGAGCCCtcagcctttctcagggtgagcttttaagcactaAAACCATATTCTGGGTTGGCATTCTTCAGTGTACGCCAGAAACAGAACTGCAGaagacaaaaaataaagtggGTACAGTGAGGGACATCCCAGAACTGTGAATCTGAGGGATTAGGTCTTTGCTTCATTTTGGAAGGTGATGCTGTCTCCATGCTGAGTTTTATAAGCTGAATGGaatttccatcatggagtcagttctgCCAAGGTCTGGGGTCTGCATTAGAGGAGGAGCCAGAGAGGGCACTGGACCACCTGGAAGTgcagttacagaaggttgtgagcggccatgtaggtgctggaaatcacacctggtcctctggaagagcccccAGTGTTTTAACTGCCAAGCCACCTTTCTGTCCTTGTTTCCTGTCCCCGTGGAGTTGTCTCTGCAGCAGTGTCACACACAGAATCACGCGTGTGACCCCGAGGCTTCTTCCACCTGCTGAGACTCCTCTGCTACCGTGGGTTCACAGCTTAGTCCTTTGCCCACTCTACCCAGAGGGACATCAGATTGTTTTTGTATTCTGCCACTTCCAAGTGAATAACTCTAAAGTCTCCTTGAGGGcggagatatggctcagttggtagagggctcCATGGTCACAAAATCCTGGTGAGATTGCCaacacctgtcaccccagcactcagtaggtgtGGACAAAAGAACaacaagttcaagatcatcctcaactacataatAACTTGGGGCCAACCTGAGATACAGGAGATTCTTagaaatgcatatatgtgtgtgtgtgtgtgtgtgtgtgtgtgtgtgtgtgtgtgtgtgtgtgtaattttttaaaataacagagaAACATTTGAACATAGGTTTTTGTATGAATATAGAATTTCATatcatttaattataaaaaaaacccagaagaatAAACTGCTGAATCATTGTCACTAACCTTTGGTAAACACTTCAGTGAAAGTTCCGGCCCTTTTCATTGCTCCTCGACCTTTGAGGCCTGTCACAGGAGAGAGGAGTTAACAAGTGACCTATGCTCTCAACCTCAAATCATTTATCAAGTGATttattttagacaaggtctttGACAACCCAGACTAACTTTGAATTcttaatcttcctgtctctgtctcccttcccaaGTGCAGAGGTTTAAGgcctggaggaggagacagagacacaggaaggctCGGCAGAGGGGCAGAGACAACGGAGAGGGATGCCAGCTTCAACCTTCGGGTTTGCCTGCACCTTAGTTCATGGGCACCGACCACCTACCTCCAGGGGATGACAATTGGTGCAGGTTTTGTAGCACGTGTACAGAGGGTCTCCAGCTTTAAAGAGTTCCTCACACCAGCCTGCACAAACCTGCTCCAAGGCTGCTTGCTCCGCCCCATGGGCGTGACCACGACCTGCTATTAAAGCTGAATGCACCTCTGCACAGGCTAGAGCTGCAGACTCCtggatcctccttcctctcttatcCTTCACCTTCCTCCACCTCTACCAGAGCCATCATGTCGTCTGCTCGGCCCGCCACTGTGCTGGGTGCCATGGAGATGGGACGCCGCATGGATCAGACCGCCAGCGCAGCGTCGGTGCAAGCTTTCCTGAAGCGTGGCCACACTGAGATCGACACCGCCTACGTGTATGGGGAAGGCCAGTCAGAGACAATCCTGGGAGGCCTAGGGCTCGGACTGGGCCGCAGTGGCTGCAAAGGTAACAGTCAAATCTGTCATCTCCCTGACCCAGGACAGCTTTGTCTGGCTCCTTTTGTCTGGAGCCCTGGTCTCCCCTTGTCCACACAAGGGCTCTGAGAACTGCACTTCAGGCACGCAAACTCTTCAGGCATATCTAGCTTTCAATTTGGCAGTCTCCTTCCACACCTTCTTCTGAAAGAGTAGCCGAGGATCCTCCTAGCACTGTGTGCCTAACTCTGGTCCAACTTGGACCCATGTAGCTAGCCCTTGTTTGCTTTCTGGGTTACTGCCAGCAAGTGCCCGGGGAGCACCTGATCTCCAGGACTCCTGCTCAGCACCATCACCCCAGATGAGACCAATTTCTTCCTTTGCCAATGGCCCTGGATCGTGTAGAGGATGAGTCTTTGATTAACAAGACCTCTTGCTCCATTAGAGTGGAGGCCATAGGATCAAGTGCAGCCCCGCAAAGGAATCAGTGCCCTAGAGCAATGAAGCTCTCTtgagtcccctgcctcagcctctacaGGCAGCACTGCACTTCTCTGGGCTGCTGCTATGCTGTATGGAACTCTTCCTCATCCATTGCAATCTGACCACTGCCCTGTGGAGTTCTACTCTGGGATTCACAGCACAGTGGGATCCAGAACAGAAGCAGACCCTTACACTCGGTGCCCTGCTGTTTCTACATCTACTGCCTACCTCCCAGTGAAAAGAGGAGTTGTAGTATGTGATAGGATCTGTGTACGCAGCCCAGGCGAACCTAGGATCtacatgtagctcaggctgggctACTCCTGcccagcttccagagtgctggcataTACACGTTAGCCATTACCACCACCAGAGCCTGGATCTGACTCCTGATTGAAATTGCTTTTTTgagccctccctccttcccctgttTGAGTTCAGGGCTACTTGGCCCAAAGCCACAGCTCAGATCTGGAGCTGATGTCCCACCAGGAAGGTCAAGTGAGGTGGGAGAATGGAAAGTCCCAGGTATGTGACTCGGGAGTGTCAGGGGCTCCACTGACTGCCTGGGCTGCTGAACTGACTTCTCAAGTGTGGAAAGTGCCTTTTGcatgtccgtccgtccatccatccatccatccatcagcccgcccttccatccatccatttacctatctgtccatctgtccatccatccatgcatccatccttTCATCCATCTGTCAGTCCaggcatccatccatccatccatccatccatccattagcctgcccacccatccatccatctacctgtctgtccatctgtccttccatccttccatcctcccaTTGATCATacatccattcatccaccatCCAACCATCCAACTGgacttccagcagggcagggagaaGCAGGGACTCTCTCAGATGGTCCAGCACTGGCTGTTTTCCCAGGCAGAGTCCATAGCTGGCCATGACCTTCCTTCTCACAGGCTCTCAGCAAAGCCTTGGCCATTTCTGTCCCCGGTTCTTCCACACCCTTCTCAAACTGTAATCACACATGCCCATAGCCCATGCTGCGCTCAGGGTCACCTTACAAAACATCTGGAAATGACCTCAGGGCTCTGGACTAGAAGCATTCAGAGACTCCCCCTCCCACAAACACAGGTCTAATCTCCAGACTCCAAGTGGGGTGCTATGGGACCGTCTCTATCCCCGTGTCCCTCACCCCAGACCTTTTCTCTCATGGTTTCTAAAACCCTCCTCCCTGTGAACAAGTACCTTATTGTTCTTAGTTTGCTAGCTTCTCACTTACCCTAGACACTCAGATGAGATTCTCAGGAACTCCTGTgaccccaggctagcctctgcctTGCTGCTCTCCTCCTGTGGAATCTCAAGTTTTTCCCTGTACACTCCAAGGCCCTGAGCACAGGTCCTTGCATCcacctgtagggccctggtctcccttattcctgtggtgcatttgtggggacagtttataaTCTATcagctaagcttcctgtgtgtttctgtgctatgcctgccccgcctgtgGTTAGCTGCcgggcattcattccattgataatatggtaatttcccacctgcctgggcggagatccttgtgcttcagtcaggtagataaaaactcccccaacgctgaataaagtggcattcggctgatctccttccgaatgaccctggtctctctgtgtcttcttttcaatctccaggcccttgcccgactcgcgttcggtacagtggcgcgcgaactgtaccgagggtgtaacaccaaatcgggtgttacatcCACCAGCCCCAGTGCCTGGTTTGGCTCACCTAGGTGCCCAGTAGGTAATTGTCACAGCGAGAATACCAACCATTCTTCATGTTCATTGTCAGTTATGCCTGTCAACCCTCAGGGCTTCTGTGTAAGCCATTATCACTCCTATTGTCATTTACAGTTGGCAGCATCAAGGAACACTCAATTTAGTCAAGGTCACAGCTTCTAATAAATGGCACAGCTACAAATTGAACCCAATTATATCTCTGCCTTTGCCtgtctgtatatttttttttgttttttcgagatagggtttctctgtggctttggagcctgtcctggaactagctctgtagaccaggctggtctcgacctcacagagatctgcctgcctctgcctccgagtgctaggattaaaggcgtgcgccaccattgcccggctgtctgtatatttcttaattctctctctttccttcccctcattctgcctccatccctcctttGCCCTCTCTTGGTTTTTGGATACAGACTTTCCTATAGAACTAGATTTCTACTGTGTAGACAAGCCTACCTTTAGTTCCTGATTCTTTCCTCACACCAGCAGATTTGGTATCAGAGGCAGGCACCACCATATCCAGCCCAGttcttttcctcaactgttacaGTAGATACTATGTTTGATAAAGTGACTTCAACTTGCATGTTTCCCCCCTGGAAAGTGAAAATTGCAACCAAGGCTATTCCAATGTTTGGGAAGACATTGAAGCCTGATGATGTCCGGTTCCAGCTGGAGACGTCGCTGAAGCGGCTGCAGTGTCCCCGGGTGGACCTCTTCTACCTACACATGCCAGATCACAACACCCCTATAGAGGAGACACTGCAGGTCTGCCACCAGCTGCATCAGGAGGTGAGTGTGGCCCCTGAGCTTGGGGAGATGCTCTCTGACCTTTCCAACTTGACCCTGCTGGGGGAGTGAGTGCTGGCAACACAGGGCGGGCACAGACCTCACTCCAGGCTGCCCTCCCAGTCAGTCCCCCCTTCCTGGTCTCCTGGACTGAGCTGGGCTCTGATGGAGTCTCTCCCCCGCAGGGCAAGTTTGTGGAGCTTGGCCTGTCCAACTATGCCTCCTGGGAAGTGGCTGAGATCTGTACCCTCTGCAAGAAAAATGGCTGGATCGTGCCAACTGTGTACCAGGTGAGAGGAATCTAGTGTTTTAGGACCATCCAGACTTTGGGGTCCAAGGCTCCATTGAGTCTCGATCTTTGGCATAGCCATGAGACCTGCCGACAGCACTGTGTGATGCCCTGATTTTCAAGGTCTAGGATTCTTAAGGTTAAATTGATGGATTTAGGAAGATACATTTAGTGTCTGATGACAAGTCTTCTCTCTCCAAATGTCTCCCTGCAGGGCATGTACAATGCCACCACCCGGCAGGTGGAGAAGGAGCTCTTCCCCTGTCTCAGACACTTTGGATTGAGATTCTATGCCTTCAACCCATTGGCTGGTATGGGCTCTCATGGGGAACAACCAtgtggatgtgtgggtgggtggacatGTCTGGCCTATGTTTCTCCTATTGACGGCCTGGTGGAGGCCATCTCAGACCTGGGAAGTCTGGAGCTTCGAGAAGGGGTTCCTGGATCTCCTCATTCCAGGCTCCCTCCTATTCTCCAATTCCTAGCAGGGAATGACGTGGCTGTCTCTGGGAGGAGTCTGGATCAGGTTCTGACTTCTGTCTTCCTACAGGTGGCCTGCTGACTGGCAGGTATAAATACCCGGACAAGGATGGAAAGCAGCCTGATAGCCGCTTCTTTGGGAATCAGTTTGCTCAGCTTTACAGAGACCGGTGAGCTGTGATAATGGGGCAGTGTCTGGGAAAGAAGTGCTATAGGTTTCCTTGGTTGGAGGGAGGATCCCTGAGGCTGCTTTCTTGgggaccagcccactgtggttTCAGCCCTAAGACTCTGGATGTTAGCTGATCTGGGCCTTGGAGGGATGTTCTTGCATTGTCATAGGCATGGCCTGATGTCTGTACACTGTTACCCTGTGTGTGATTCTTGGGAAAAGTTCTTCCACTACCAACAGTGAGAGGACAACCCCAGATGGACTTGGGGGAGCCTGGAGCTTGGTGCTGACCCAATGACTCTTAGTCCTGTGACATCTTGTTCGTAAAATTGTCATCGTTGTCTTAAGTGGTCATAGGTGAACAATGTTCAGGGCAacatccttctccttccttccttccttccttccttccttccttccttccttccttcctttctgttttatttttttttagttcgaGTCAAAATCCTGTGTatccatgctggtctcaaacttgctttgTATTTGAGGTTGAccatgaactcctgatcttcatGCCTTCCCATAACAACCTaggagatttatttttgttttccccacacagggtttgtgtgtgtgtgtgtgtgtgtgtgtgtgtgtgtgtgtgtgtgtgtgtatgtatgtatgtatatgtgtgtctgtgttgtatgtgtgtgtgtgtagcaatagTTGTCCTGGTATTAACCCTTTAGACCAGATTGTCCTTCaccatagagatcctcctgcctctgccccctgagcactgggattataggtgccaCCAATACATGGGCAATGAGCTAGGATTCCTAGTGTCTCTCACAATGTTCTGCTCCAAAGTTTAGGTAACTAAAAATGTTTCtgactggggaaactgaggcagaaggattacgaGTGCAAGGCCTGCCTATCGCCTGGGATGGAGTGCTCAAAGCTCTgtctttgattcccagcactacaaaatagaaaggaaaaaaagaaaaattatcaaagatTCGATCTTTCTTTCGAGTGACTTTTTTTGAGGTCTAGTTTGACCCAGTATAGTGTACAActtgtgatgctcctgcctcagcctcctgagatgTGGGATCACATGTGTATGTCTCCATGTCCAGCCACAGTGTGGAACTCTTACACTTCCCTCCCCTCTGGTATCTTAGCTGCCATGTCTCCAAGGTTCATTGCTGAGCATAGACTGACACGTTTGCTGTTTGTATTCTCTGTCTGGGAAGGAAAGGCCCAGCAAG belongs to Microtus pennsylvanicus isolate mMicPen1 chromosome 13, mMicPen1.hap1, whole genome shotgun sequence and includes:
- the LOC142834187 gene encoding aldo-keto reductase family 7 member A3; the protein is MSSARPATVLGAMEMGRRMDQTASAASVQAFLKRGHTEIDTAYVYGEGQSETILGGLGLGLGRSGCKVKIATKAIPMFGKTLKPDDVRFQLETSLKRLQCPRVDLFYLHMPDHNTPIEETLQVCHQLHQEGKFVELGLSNYASWEVAEICTLCKKNGWIVPTVYQGMYNATTRQVEKELFPCLRHFGLRFYAFNPLAGGLLTGRYKYPDKDGKQPDSRFFGNQFAQLYRDRYWKEEHFKGIALVEKALKSSYGTNTPSMTSAALRWMYHHSLLKGAHGDAVILGMSSLEQLEQNLTCVEEGPLEPAVVEAFDQAWDLIAHDCPNYFR